The following coding sequences lie in one Nonomuraea muscovyensis genomic window:
- a CDS encoding acyl carrier protein — protein MTPEQARQYVEDALGRVAPDARLQDIPPDADFRDLFELDSLDFLSYVENLSEASGRRIDEDDYPEITTMAGAVGFLARSTP, from the coding sequence ATGACTCCCGAGCAGGCACGGCAGTACGTCGAGGACGCGCTCGGGCGGGTGGCTCCCGATGCCCGCCTCCAGGACATCCCGCCCGACGCGGACTTCCGCGACCTGTTCGAACTCGACTCGCTGGACTTCCTCAGCTATGTCGAGAACCTGAGCGAGGCCAGTGGGCGCCGCATCGACGAGGACGACTATCCCGAGATCACCACCATGGCGGGCGCGGTGGGCTTCCTCGCTCGAAGCACTCCCTGA
- a CDS encoding 2-oxo acid dehydrogenase subunit E2 codes for MADFRMPSLGADMETGTVSEWLVKPGDSIRKGDPIAVIDTDKALIEVESFHTGVVGRLVVNTGERVPVGTTLAVVDERTPAERAPAEPSPPPPEPSPAHVLSPLVRRLAAERGMDLTSLRGTGPGDTVTRADVERAAGPEGTVPPGRTEPAAGRATTGPATVPAPPAPPEPARSKASPLARRLARELDLDLATVPGTGRTGAVRADDVRRAAAVRSDAARHAPPVNAPGQAVRQDERREQAMRQAIARAMTRSKREIPHYYLTSTIDMSTALAWLRERNRELPVSERVLPAALLLKAAATAAAEVPRLNGFWIDDGFVPGEAVHLGMAISLKGGGLIAPALHDAAGRDLADLMAGMKDLVSRVRSGRLRAAEMTEATMTVTNLGDQGVESVHGVIYPPQVALVGFGRILERPWAVHGLLGVRPLVTVTLAADHRATDGYTGGRFLAAVGRLLDHPAEL; via the coding sequence ATGGCCGACTTCCGCATGCCCTCGCTCGGCGCCGACATGGAGACGGGCACCGTGAGCGAGTGGCTGGTCAAGCCGGGGGACTCGATCCGCAAGGGTGACCCCATCGCGGTCATCGACACGGACAAGGCTCTCATCGAGGTCGAGTCCTTCCACACCGGTGTCGTGGGCAGGCTGGTCGTGAACACCGGCGAACGCGTGCCCGTCGGCACGACCTTGGCCGTCGTCGACGAGCGGACGCCAGCCGAGAGGGCACCAGCCGAGCCCTCCCCGCCGCCTCCGGAGCCTTCGCCCGCGCACGTGCTGTCGCCGCTGGTCCGCCGCCTGGCCGCCGAGCGTGGCATGGACCTCACGTCACTGCGCGGCACCGGACCGGGCGACACGGTCACCCGTGCGGACGTGGAGCGCGCGGCCGGGCCGGAGGGCACAGTCCCGCCAGGCCGCACCGAACCGGCGGCCGGTCGGGCGACGACGGGGCCCGCGACCGTGCCGGCGCCACCGGCGCCACCGGAGCCGGCGCGGTCGAAGGCCTCGCCGCTCGCCCGGCGGCTGGCACGCGAGCTGGATCTGGACCTCGCCACCGTGCCGGGCACGGGCCGCACGGGCGCGGTCAGAGCGGATGATGTCCGTCGGGCCGCCGCGGTGCGGAGCGACGCCGCCCGGCACGCCCCGCCGGTGAACGCTCCCGGTCAGGCCGTCCGGCAGGACGAACGGCGAGAGCAGGCCATGCGTCAGGCCATCGCCCGCGCGATGACCCGGTCCAAACGGGAGATCCCGCACTACTACCTCACCAGCACGATCGACATGAGCACGGCGCTGGCATGGCTGCGCGAGCGCAACAGGGAACTCCCGGTCTCCGAGCGCGTCCTGCCCGCGGCCCTGCTGCTCAAGGCGGCGGCGACGGCAGCGGCCGAGGTGCCGCGGCTCAACGGCTTCTGGATCGACGACGGCTTCGTCCCCGGTGAAGCCGTACACCTGGGCATGGCGATCTCGTTGAAGGGCGGCGGGCTGATCGCGCCCGCCCTCCACGACGCGGCCGGCCGTGACCTCGCCGACCTCATGGCCGGCATGAAGGACCTCGTCTCCCGCGTCAGATCCGGACGGTTGCGCGCCGCCGAGATGACCGAGGCGACCATGACCGTCACCAACCTCGGCGACCAAGGTGTGGAGTCGGTCCACGGCGTGATCTACCCGCCTCAGGTGGCGCTGGTCGGCTTCGGCAGGATCCTCGAACGCCCCTGGGCGGTCCACGGCCTGCTCGGCGTGCGCCCGCTCGTCACGGTCACCCTCGCGGCCGACCACCGCGCCACCGACGGATACACCGGCGGACGGTTCCTCGCCGCCGTCGGCCGGCTGCTCGACCACCCGGCGGAGCTATGA
- a CDS encoding phosphoribosyltransferase has product MFVNRQEAGIRLGARLRRSIGDAEVIVLGLPRGGVPVAAEVARALDAPLDVIVVRKLGVPFQPELGFGAIGEGGVRVLNHDIIRIADLNQMEMAVVEEQERAELERRARRYRGDRPPAELAGRTVIVVDDGIATGGTAHAACQVARARGASRVVLAVPVGAPETVAGLGKVADEVICLETPERFHAIGAWYADFAQTTDQEVMELLRRGSPPGGPRDEDGTDPGLR; this is encoded by the coding sequence ATGTTCGTGAACCGGCAGGAGGCGGGCATCCGTCTCGGGGCGCGGTTGCGCAGATCCATCGGGGATGCGGAGGTGATCGTCCTCGGGCTGCCCAGAGGCGGTGTGCCGGTGGCGGCGGAGGTGGCGCGGGCTCTGGATGCGCCACTCGACGTGATCGTCGTCCGCAAGCTCGGGGTGCCGTTCCAGCCGGAGCTGGGGTTCGGCGCGATCGGGGAGGGAGGCGTGCGCGTGCTGAACCACGACATCATCCGCATCGCCGATCTCAACCAGATGGAGATGGCCGTGGTGGAGGAGCAGGAGCGAGCCGAGCTGGAGCGTCGCGCGCGCCGCTATCGCGGTGACCGCCCTCCGGCGGAGCTGGCGGGCCGGACGGTGATCGTGGTGGATGACGGGATCGCCACCGGCGGGACGGCCCATGCGGCCTGCCAGGTCGCGCGGGCTCGTGGTGCCTCGCGGGTCGTGCTGGCGGTGCCTGTGGGGGCGCCGGAGACGGTCGCCGGCCTGGGCAAGGTGGCCGATGAGGTGATCTGCCTGGAGACGCCGGAGCGCTTCCACGCGATCGGCGCCTGGTACGCCGACTTCGCGCAGACCACCGACCAGGAGGTGATGGAGCTGCTGCGGCGGGGCTCTCCGCCTGGCGGCCCGCGGGACGAGGACGGAACCGATCCCGGCCTGCGCTGA
- a CDS encoding DUF1918 domain-containing protein, producing MKAAVGDRLVVEGAHQGEARRVGVIVSLRHDDGTPPYVVRWLEDEHETLVFPGPDAHVEHHEPRTPR from the coding sequence ATGAAGGCAGCAGTCGGTGACCGGTTGGTGGTGGAGGGCGCCCATCAGGGCGAAGCACGCCGGGTAGGCGTCATCGTCTCCCTGCGGCACGACGACGGCACACCGCCCTACGTCGTCCGCTGGCTTGAGGACGAGCACGAGACCCTCGTCTTCCCGGGGCCCGACGCCCACGTCGAGCACCATGAGCCGAGAACACCGCGGTGA
- a CDS encoding CBS domain-containing protein: MTTARDVMHPGVECVGEHQNLAFAAQRMRELDVGALPICGDDDRLHGIITDRDIVLKCVAAGGDPQTMTAGDLAQGTPITIEADADVQQVLHAMEEHRIRRLPVIDKHRLVGLISEADLARHLPEEQVGHFVEMICAP; encoded by the coding sequence ATGACGACAGCACGGGACGTCATGCATCCGGGCGTCGAGTGCGTCGGCGAGCATCAGAATCTCGCCTTCGCCGCCCAGCGCATGCGCGAACTCGACGTGGGCGCGTTGCCGATCTGCGGCGACGACGACCGGTTGCACGGCATCATCACCGACCGGGACATCGTGCTCAAGTGCGTCGCCGCAGGAGGCGATCCCCAGACCATGACGGCGGGTGACCTGGCACAGGGCACGCCCATCACCATCGAAGCGGACGCGGACGTCCAGCAGGTGCTCCACGCCATGGAGGAGCACCGGATCCGCCGCCTGCCGGTCATCGACAAGCATCGGCTGGTCGGGCTGATCAGCGAGGCCGACCTGGCTCGGCACCTTCCCGAGGAGCAGGTCGGCCACTTCGTGGAGATGATCTGCGCTCCGTGA
- a CDS encoding NAD(P)H-dependent oxidoreductase subunit E has product MDPADRFDAFRALAARRERTGAGLIESLAEAADDSAGGPEVWAPGVAVGLGLPAAAGLGPATFYADLAAARGRRHVRVCAAAACYAARLGQHLPEVEQALGVVAGATSPDGEVSLQAVRCLGYCYAGPACLDGDTPRAGPDIAGLLTGRPGPQDPPIPVADTTGDPVVLAGIAGGQRPWRVWPETVSARTPEQVHAEVAASGLRGRGGAGFPVAAKWAAAGRSPDTVMIANGDEGDPGSFADRLLMEAAPAQVLEGLALACFACGARRAVVLVRSEYPRALARMRAALGQAYADGHLGRAVHGSGVDLDIHVVEGAGSYVAGEETALIASLEGGRGCARPRPPYPTRQGLWDAPTVVNNVETLAAVPWIVRRGGQAYSRRGTGTETGTKLVCLSERFARPGCYEVELGTPISRIVTELGGGLKEGAQLQVLQVGGPLGGFLAPERLDVPLAEAALASHGAALGHAGLVAFDQRVRPEEILRHVWEFAAAESCGACSPCRVGSKRGLELVREAADVPPGEECARLLRVMSEASLCAFGRRVPAAVRSLARACGDRLAGWDP; this is encoded by the coding sequence GTGGATCCAGCCGACCGCTTCGATGCGTTCCGTGCGCTGGCCGCTCGACGGGAGCGGACCGGGGCCGGGCTGATCGAGTCCTTGGCCGAGGCGGCGGACGACTCCGCCGGTGGGCCGGAGGTGTGGGCGCCCGGCGTCGCCGTCGGGCTGGGCCTGCCCGCGGCGGCCGGTCTGGGGCCTGCCACCTTCTACGCCGACCTGGCCGCCGCACGTGGCCGGCGCCACGTGCGGGTCTGCGCCGCCGCGGCATGCTACGCCGCGCGCCTGGGACAGCACCTTCCCGAAGTCGAGCAGGCGCTGGGAGTCGTCGCCGGAGCCACGAGCCCGGATGGAGAGGTGTCCCTGCAGGCCGTCCGCTGCCTCGGCTACTGCTACGCCGGTCCCGCCTGTCTCGACGGCGACACGCCCCGCGCCGGCCCGGACATCGCCGGCCTGCTGACCGGCCGCCCCGGGCCGCAGGATCCGCCGATTCCCGTGGCCGACACCACCGGGGATCCGGTCGTACTGGCCGGGATCGCCGGCGGGCAGCGTCCGTGGCGCGTATGGCCCGAGACCGTGAGCGCGCGCACGCCTGAGCAGGTCCACGCCGAGGTGGCGGCCTCGGGTCTGCGCGGGCGCGGGGGAGCGGGGTTCCCGGTGGCCGCCAAATGGGCCGCCGCGGGCCGCTCGCCGGACACCGTGATGATCGCCAACGGCGATGAGGGCGACCCCGGCTCCTTCGCCGACCGGCTGCTGATGGAGGCCGCTCCGGCCCAGGTGCTGGAGGGGCTGGCCCTGGCCTGCTTCGCCTGCGGGGCCCGCCGGGCCGTGGTCCTGGTGCGTTCGGAGTACCCGCGGGCACTGGCGAGGATGCGCGCGGCTCTCGGGCAGGCGTACGCCGACGGGCACCTCGGCCGCGCGGTGCACGGCAGCGGCGTGGACCTCGACATCCACGTCGTCGAGGGCGCCGGTTCCTACGTCGCGGGGGAGGAGACGGCTCTCATCGCCTCGTTGGAGGGTGGGCGTGGGTGCGCGAGGCCCCGCCCGCCGTACCCGACGCGGCAAGGTCTGTGGGACGCCCCGACCGTGGTCAACAATGTCGAGACGCTGGCCGCGGTGCCGTGGATCGTACGGCGCGGCGGGCAGGCCTACTCCCGCCGGGGGACGGGCACCGAGACGGGGACGAAGCTCGTCTGCCTGTCGGAGCGTTTCGCCCGGCCTGGATGCTACGAGGTGGAGCTCGGCACGCCGATATCGCGGATCGTCACCGAACTGGGCGGCGGGCTGAAGGAGGGCGCGCAGCTTCAGGTCCTTCAGGTGGGCGGGCCGCTCGGCGGCTTCCTGGCCCCGGAGCGGCTGGACGTGCCGCTGGCCGAGGCGGCGTTGGCGAGCCACGGCGCCGCCTTGGGCCACGCCGGTCTCGTCGCGTTCGACCAGCGGGTACGGCCCGAGGAGATCCTGCGGCACGTGTGGGAGTTCGCCGCCGCGGAGAGCTGCGGAGCCTGTTCACCGTGCCGGGTGGGCTCCAAGCGCGGCCTCGAACTCGTGCGCGAGGCCGCGGACGTGCCGCCCGGCGAGGAGTGCGCCCGGCTGCTCCGGGTGATGAGCGAGGCGAGCCTGTGCGCGTTCGGGCGGCGCGTGCCCGCGGCGGTGCGCAGCCTGGCCCGCGCCTGCGGCGACCGGCTCGCGGGGTGGGACCCGTGA
- a CDS encoding alpha-ketoacid dehydrogenase subunit beta: MTTYREAIREAIAEALTADERVFLMGEDVGAYGGCFAVSLGLLERFGPERIRDTPLSESAFVGAGIGAALGGLRPIVEIMTVNFSLLALDQILNNAATILHMSGGQFNVPLVIRMTTGAGRQLAAQHSHSLEGWYAHIPGLRILAPATVEDAGGMLAPALADPDPVLIFEHGSLYNSTGEPGTGPVDITTAAVRRPGRDVTLIAYGGTLHKALTAADELAAGGIEAEVVDLRVLRPLDEATVIKSIIHTHRAVIVDEGWRSGSLSAEVTARIVERAFYELDAPVERVCSAEVPIPYAHHLEEAALPQVPAIVTAARDVVSS, encoded by the coding sequence ATGACCACCTATCGGGAGGCGATCCGCGAGGCCATCGCCGAGGCTCTGACCGCCGACGAGCGGGTGTTCCTCATGGGCGAGGACGTCGGCGCCTACGGGGGCTGCTTCGCGGTCAGCCTCGGCCTGCTGGAGAGGTTCGGCCCCGAGCGGATCCGCGACACGCCCCTGTCGGAGTCGGCGTTCGTCGGCGCCGGCATCGGCGCGGCGCTGGGCGGGCTGCGCCCCATCGTCGAGATCATGACGGTCAACTTCAGCCTGCTCGCGCTGGACCAGATCCTCAACAACGCCGCGACGATCCTGCACATGTCCGGTGGCCAGTTCAACGTCCCCCTGGTCATCCGGATGACCACCGGAGCCGGACGGCAGCTCGCCGCCCAGCACTCGCACAGCCTCGAAGGCTGGTACGCCCACATTCCGGGTCTGCGCATCCTGGCCCCCGCCACGGTGGAGGACGCGGGTGGCATGCTGGCCCCCGCCCTGGCCGATCCCGACCCGGTGTTGATCTTCGAGCACGGCTCCCTCTACAACTCCACGGGCGAGCCCGGGACCGGCCCCGTCGACATCACCACGGCGGCGGTGCGCAGGCCGGGCCGCGACGTCACGCTCATCGCCTACGGCGGCACGCTGCACAAGGCCCTGACCGCCGCCGACGAGCTGGCGGCCGGTGGCATCGAGGCGGAGGTCGTGGACCTGCGTGTCCTGCGTCCCCTCGACGAGGCGACCGTGATCAAGTCGATCATCCATACCCATCGCGCCGTCATCGTCGACGAGGGCTGGCGTTCCGGCAGCCTGTCCGCCGAGGTCACCGCCCGCATCGTGGAGCGCGCCTTCTACGAGCTGGACGCGCCCGTGGAACGGGTGTGCTCCGCCGAGGTGCCCATCCCGTACGCCCACCACCTGGAAGAGGCCGCGCTGCCCCAGGTGCCCGCGATCGTGACGGCCGCCCGGGACGTGGTGAGCTCGTGA
- a CDS encoding ribose-phosphate diphosphokinase, with translation MTPCIVAGRANSALAGAVAAALGGEPVPAVVERFPDGELRPVVSGLRGADAYLVQPTSPPVNDHIMELLLLVDACRRAGADRITAVLPYFGYARQDRRGREGQALGVRVVADALAAAGTRRLIVVDPHTVALEAICSVAVETLTAVPSLAAALGEDVRDAVVVAPDLGAVKLAEHYAALLSRPVAVVRKTRLSGTRVVAEELVGDVRDCPTVIVDDMISTGSTIEAAVQVVTGHGAAPRIVVVATHGLFVGPAAERLGRCTIQRVLVTDTVAQPAAPSLPLGVCSVAPLLADAIGRLHRDEPLDELLARP, from the coding sequence ATGACTCCGTGCATCGTGGCGGGCAGGGCCAACAGCGCGCTCGCCGGTGCCGTCGCCGCGGCGCTGGGCGGCGAGCCGGTTCCGGCCGTGGTGGAGCGATTCCCGGACGGCGAGCTACGGCCGGTCGTGAGCGGTCTGCGGGGCGCGGACGCCTACCTGGTCCAGCCCACGAGCCCGCCGGTCAACGACCACATCATGGAGCTCCTCCTGCTGGTCGACGCCTGTCGCCGAGCCGGCGCCGACCGGATCACCGCGGTGCTGCCGTATTTCGGGTACGCGCGGCAGGACCGTCGCGGACGGGAGGGGCAGGCGCTCGGCGTCCGCGTCGTCGCCGACGCGCTCGCCGCGGCCGGGACGCGACGGCTGATCGTGGTGGACCCGCACACGGTCGCGCTGGAGGCCATCTGCTCCGTCGCGGTGGAGACGCTGACGGCCGTGCCGTCGCTGGCGGCCGCACTCGGCGAGGACGTGCGCGACGCCGTGGTGGTCGCGCCCGATCTGGGGGCGGTCAAGCTGGCCGAACACTACGCGGCGCTGCTGTCGCGGCCGGTGGCGGTCGTCCGCAAAACCCGGCTGAGCGGGACGAGGGTGGTCGCCGAGGAACTGGTCGGAGACGTCCGCGACTGCCCGACGGTCATCGTCGACGACATGATCAGCACAGGGAGCACGATCGAGGCCGCGGTACAAGTCGTCACCGGCCACGGCGCCGCGCCGCGGATCGTCGTGGTCGCCACTCATGGCCTGTTCGTGGGCCCGGCGGCGGAGAGACTCGGCCGCTGCACGATCCAGCGGGTGCTGGTCACCGACACCGTCGCACAGCCGGCCGCTCCGTCGCTGCCGCTCGGCGTGTGCTCGGTGGCTCCCCTGCTGGCCGACGCCATCGGACGCCTCCATCGAGACGAACCACTGGACGAGTTGCTGGCCCGGCCATGA
- a CDS encoding cation-translocating P-type ATPase, producing MASDRPRSEVLPTGAGLSSGEAARRLAADGPNRLPAGERSPVLLLLLREMVHFFALLLWAAAGLALLAGMPQLSVAIVVVVLFNGAFAFVQEYRADQASRRLRELIPADVTVRRDGHRMVVRAADLVRGDVVLLEAGDRISADLELAEVHALAVNESTLTGESVPVRHREQATVFAGTFVVEGQAEAVVVATGAGTRLAAIATLTRAATRPPSPLARRLSKVIKVVAGMALGVGGVFFVLTQLLGMAPADGFLLALGVTVALVPEGLLPTVTLSLARAARLMASRKALVRHLEAVETLGSATFICTDKTGTLTRNEMTVVEIWTPAGPLDLGSPARAAEIMRSAVLCSTGRLVPADGGHRGVGDPMEVALHALALSAGAREDAAVTRRYPFDPVRRRSSAVAGGRLHLKGAPDAVLPLCEQAPGASRALAEMSARGLRVLAVACRDDPSEGAAEEIERGLTLLGLVGLEDPPREGVAEAIATCRHAGIKLAMITGDHPGTARAIAEQVGLLGPDPLVLTGRELPGDDESLGALLDRDGAVIARVTPEDKLRIARALRSRGHVVAMTGDGVNDGPALREADIGIAMGASGTDVAREAADLVLLDDHFATIVTAVELGRATYANIRRFLTYHLTDNVAELTPFLVWALSGGTIPLALTVLQVLALDIGTDLLPALALGAEPANPRTMRGPARTGALLDRRLLFRVFGVLGPAEAAVEMAAFATVLLLGGWTLGVTPAPALLAAASGTAFAAVVLGQFANAFACRSETRWAGRLPWRGNPLLLWAVATEAGMLLVFLGFPPLATLLGGAFPPPVGWALAASAIPAVIGVDAAYKAVRARGPFRGAPPPQKGI from the coding sequence ATGGCGAGCGACCGCCCTCGCAGCGAGGTCCTGCCGACGGGAGCCGGCCTCAGCTCAGGGGAGGCGGCCCGCCGCCTGGCTGCGGATGGCCCCAACCGGCTGCCTGCCGGCGAGCGCAGCCCGGTGCTGCTGCTGTTGCTGCGGGAGATGGTGCACTTCTTCGCACTGCTGCTGTGGGCCGCGGCCGGGCTGGCGCTGCTGGCCGGGATGCCGCAGTTGTCCGTCGCGATCGTCGTGGTGGTGCTGTTCAACGGTGCTTTCGCCTTCGTGCAGGAGTACCGGGCGGACCAGGCGAGCAGGCGGCTGAGAGAGCTGATCCCCGCCGACGTCACGGTTCGCCGCGACGGCCACCGCATGGTGGTGAGGGCCGCGGACCTGGTCAGGGGAGACGTGGTCCTGCTGGAGGCCGGCGACCGCATCAGCGCGGACCTGGAGTTGGCCGAGGTCCACGCTCTGGCGGTCAACGAGTCGACGTTGACCGGGGAGAGCGTCCCGGTCCGGCACCGCGAGCAGGCCACGGTCTTCGCCGGCACCTTCGTCGTCGAGGGGCAGGCGGAGGCCGTCGTGGTGGCCACGGGCGCCGGGACCCGGCTGGCCGCCATCGCCACCCTCACCCGGGCCGCGACGCGCCCGCCCAGCCCGCTCGCCCGCCGGCTGAGCAAAGTGATCAAGGTTGTCGCGGGCATGGCGCTCGGCGTGGGCGGGGTGTTCTTCGTCCTGACCCAGCTGCTCGGCATGGCGCCCGCCGACGGCTTCCTGCTCGCGCTCGGTGTCACCGTCGCCTTGGTGCCGGAGGGGCTGCTGCCCACGGTCACCCTGTCGCTGGCCCGCGCCGCCCGGCTGATGGCGAGCCGCAAGGCGCTGGTGCGCCACCTCGAAGCGGTGGAGACCCTGGGGTCGGCCACGTTCATCTGCACCGACAAGACCGGCACCCTCACGCGCAACGAGATGACGGTCGTGGAGATCTGGACCCCGGCGGGCCCCCTCGATCTCGGCTCTCCCGCCCGCGCCGCGGAGATCATGCGATCGGCGGTTCTGTGCTCGACCGGGCGGCTCGTCCCCGCCGACGGCGGGCACCGGGGGGTCGGCGATCCGATGGAGGTGGCGCTGCACGCGCTGGCCCTGAGTGCCGGAGCCCGCGAGGACGCGGCGGTCACCCGGCGCTACCCGTTCGACCCCGTCCGCCGCCGCTCCTCGGCGGTGGCCGGCGGCCGGCTGCACCTCAAGGGCGCTCCGGACGCGGTCCTGCCGCTGTGCGAACAGGCCCCGGGCGCGAGCCGGGCGTTGGCGGAGATGAGCGCGCGCGGCCTGCGCGTGCTGGCCGTCGCCTGCCGTGACGATCCCTCCGAGGGCGCCGCGGAGGAGATCGAACGTGGCCTCACCCTGCTCGGGCTGGTCGGCCTGGAAGATCCGCCTCGCGAGGGTGTCGCCGAGGCGATCGCCACCTGCCGGCACGCGGGGATCAAGCTCGCCATGATCACCGGTGACCACCCCGGCACCGCCCGCGCGATAGCGGAGCAGGTCGGGCTGCTGGGCCCCGACCCGCTCGTGCTCACCGGGCGCGAACTCCCCGGCGACGACGAATCCCTGGGCGCGCTGCTCGACCGCGACGGGGCGGTGATCGCCCGGGTGACCCCCGAGGACAAGCTCCGCATCGCCCGCGCGCTGCGCTCGCGCGGTCACGTGGTCGCGATGACCGGGGACGGGGTCAACGACGGCCCGGCACTGCGCGAGGCCGACATCGGCATCGCCATGGGCGCTTCCGGCACCGACGTCGCGCGGGAGGCGGCCGACCTGGTGCTGCTCGACGACCATTTCGCCACCATCGTCACCGCCGTCGAGCTGGGCCGGGCCACCTACGCCAACATCCGCCGCTTCCTCACCTACCACCTGACCGACAACGTGGCCGAGCTCACCCCGTTCCTGGTCTGGGCGCTCAGCGGCGGCACCATCCCACTGGCCCTGACCGTGCTCCAGGTGCTCGCCCTCGACATCGGTACCGACCTGCTCCCCGCCCTCGCCCTGGGTGCCGAGCCCGCCAACCCGCGCACCATGCGGGGCCCCGCGCGCACCGGAGCGTTGCTCGATCGGCGGCTGCTCTTCCGCGTGTTCGGGGTGCTCGGCCCCGCTGAGGCCGCCGTGGAGATGGCCGCCTTCGCCACCGTGCTGCTGCTGGGTGGCTGGACGCTTGGCGTCACGCCGGCTCCGGCGCTGCTCGCCGCCGCCTCGGGGACCGCCTTCGCGGCCGTGGTCCTCGGGCAGTTCGCCAACGCCTTCGCCTGCCGCAGCGAAACCCGCTGGGCCGGGCGGCTGCCGTGGCGGGGCAACCCGCTCCTGCTGTGGGCGGTGGCGACCGAAGCGGGCATGCTCCTGGTCTTTCTGGGCTTTCCGCCGCTGGCCACCCTCCTGGGAGGGGCCTTTCCTCCGCCGGTGGGCTGGGCTCTGGCCGCTTCGGCGATCCCCGCGGTCATCGGCGTGGACGCCGCGTACAAGGCCGTGCGCGCCCGCGGTCCCTTCCGAGGCGCGCCGCCGCCACAAAAGGGTATTTGA
- the pdhA gene encoding pyruvate dehydrogenase (acetyl-transferring) E1 component subunit alpha encodes MPRKTRARSSRDRELLRQMLRIRRFEERCVELYSGEKICGFMHLYIGEEAVAAGVCHALTSEDAVVSTYREHGHALARGVPIRSVMAEMYGKAAGCSRGRGGSMHIFDAERRFYGGNAIVGGGLPVAVGLALADKLLSRGRVTACFFGEGAMAEGEFHECLNLASLWGLPVLFACENNLYAMGTALARSQAETDLALRAAAYDVAAWPVDGMDVRAVADAAERACESIRAGAGPHFLELRTYRFRAHSMYDPDRYRDKAEIEQWKLRDPLGQIRLPEDELAALEKEIAQELEDAVTFAEEAPIEPIEELTRFVYSEVRP; translated from the coding sequence ATGCCACGCAAAACCCGCGCGCGATCGTCCCGCGATCGTGAGCTGCTGCGCCAGATGCTGCGGATCCGCCGCTTCGAGGAGCGCTGCGTCGAGCTGTACAGCGGCGAGAAGATCTGTGGTTTCATGCATCTCTACATCGGCGAGGAGGCCGTGGCGGCGGGCGTCTGCCACGCGCTCACCTCCGAGGACGCGGTCGTGTCCACCTACCGCGAGCACGGCCACGCCCTGGCGCGCGGCGTCCCGATCCGTTCGGTGATGGCCGAGATGTACGGCAAGGCCGCGGGCTGTAGCCGGGGCCGCGGCGGCTCCATGCACATCTTCGACGCGGAGCGGCGCTTCTACGGCGGTAACGCGATCGTCGGCGGTGGCCTGCCCGTAGCGGTCGGTCTGGCCCTGGCCGACAAGCTGCTGAGCCGCGGGCGGGTGACGGCGTGCTTCTTCGGCGAGGGCGCGATGGCCGAGGGGGAGTTCCACGAGTGCCTCAACCTCGCCTCGCTGTGGGGGCTCCCCGTGCTGTTCGCGTGCGAGAACAACCTCTACGCGATGGGCACCGCGCTGGCCCGTTCGCAGGCCGAGACGGATCTGGCGCTGCGCGCCGCCGCCTACGACGTGGCGGCCTGGCCGGTCGACGGAATGGACGTACGCGCTGTCGCCGACGCCGCCGAACGGGCGTGCGAGTCCATCCGCGCCGGAGCCGGCCCGCACTTCCTGGAGCTGCGAACCTACCGATTCCGCGCGCACTCGATGTACGACCCCGACAGGTACCGGGACAAGGCCGAGATCGAGCAGTGGAAGCTCCGTGACCCCCTCGGGCAGATCAGGCTGCCGGAGGACGAGCTGGCCGCCCTGGAGAAGGAGATCGCTCAGGAGCTGGAGGATGCCGTCACCTTCGCCGAGGAAGCCCCGATCGAACCGATCGAGGAGCTCACCCGCTTCGTCTACAGCGAGGTGCGGCCATGA